A DNA window from Castanea sativa cultivar Marrone di Chiusa Pesio chromosome 7, ASM4071231v1 contains the following coding sequences:
- the LOC142644544 gene encoding uncharacterized protein LOC142644544 → MQNSRTDWEPPPESAFKLNFDAAIFSEVNRTGVGAIIRNYKGEVMAAMSAREPTVHSSEEGELLACRKTIDAGFSRLVLEGDNVNVIKAISSQEANISLLGNVVEDIKHLIRGLQWVSISHIRHSGNKVAHGLAQHARTIIEDLYWIEYSFLQSLNTCIKMLAFYK, encoded by the coding sequence ATGCAGAACAGCAGGACAGATTGGGAACCACCTCCAGAATCGGCATTTAAGCTGAACTTTGATGCAGCAATTTTTTCTGAGGTGAACAGAACCGGCGTTGGGGCTATAATTCGCAACTACAAAGGCGAAGTCATGGCAGCCATGTCTGCAAGAGAGCCAACAGTACACAGTAGTGAGGAAGGTGAGCTGTTAGCATGTAGAAAAACTATTGACGCAGGCTTTTCCAGGTTGGTTCTTGAGGGAGATAATGTGAATGTAATAAAAGCTATTTCATCGCAAGAAGCAAACATATCTTTGCTGGGGAATGTCGTGGAAGATATTAAACATCTCATTAGGGGTCTACAGTGGGTATCTATTTCTCACATAAGGCATAGTGGCAATAAGGTGGCTCATGGGTTAGCGCAACACGCTAGAACTATTATTGAGGATTTGTATTGGATAGAGTATTCCTTCCTCCAGTCATTGAACACTTGCATCAAGATGCTTGCTTTTtataaatga